The Amycolatopsis viridis genome window below encodes:
- a CDS encoding cache domain-containing protein produces the protein MNDTLAGEGIAEEVSGIVEDVFARLAPVVAAATAILGRTGPVRAADLDALRPDVQAALGGRIVGAGFIAAPDTLADQRFGFEWWTCTPGGPPAQLFISLDPGSDHFLDYTRQSWFTVPRDSGRRHITGPYVDYLCTDEYTLTFTVPVLRNGTFAGVVGADVFVHEFERLLLPKLRRVDGRAAVINAQGRVIAANTARQATGSLVRDPDIASWWNAGAQPVRDAGTLLLRCGDAPIALLVTRR, from the coding sequence GTGAACGACACGCTGGCCGGCGAGGGCATCGCCGAAGAGGTGTCCGGCATCGTCGAGGACGTTTTCGCGCGGCTCGCCCCCGTCGTCGCCGCGGCCACCGCGATCCTCGGCCGGACCGGCCCGGTCCGCGCGGCCGACCTGGACGCGCTGCGCCCGGACGTGCAGGCGGCCCTGGGCGGGCGGATCGTCGGCGCCGGCTTCATCGCGGCCCCGGACACGCTCGCCGACCAGCGCTTCGGCTTCGAGTGGTGGACCTGCACGCCCGGCGGCCCGCCCGCCCAGCTGTTCATCAGCCTCGACCCGGGCAGCGACCACTTCCTCGACTACACCCGGCAGTCCTGGTTCACGGTGCCGCGCGACTCGGGCCGCCGGCACATCACCGGCCCCTACGTCGACTACCTCTGCACCGACGAGTACACGCTGACCTTCACCGTCCCGGTCCTGCGGAACGGCACGTTCGCCGGGGTGGTCGGCGCGGACGTGTTCGTGCACGAGTTCGAGCGGCTGCTGCTGCCCAAGCTGCGCCGCGTCGACGGCCGCGCGGCGGTCATCAACGCGCAGGGCCGGGTCATCGCGGCGAACACCGCCCGCCAGGCGACCGGTTCGCTGGTGCGCGATCCCGACATCGCGTCCTGGTGGAACGCCGGGGCGCAACCGGTGCGCGACGCCGGCACCCTGCTGCTGCGCTGCGGGGACGCGCCGATCGCCCTGCTCGTCACCAGGCGCTGA
- a CDS encoding helical backbone metal receptor → MTLFDDLGADVPVRGVPRRVVSLVPALTEAVEVSAPGRIAGATDYCTHPESLEVSRVGGSKYPKVDEVLALRPDLVLANSEENRPEDVERLRANGVPVWVMAAPETVPQALASLRRLLTQGLEVSEPDWLVTAESLWRDTRPERVRAIVPVWRKPWVVLGRDTFGGDVLRRLGVGNVYAGHEDRYPRPKIDELRSRFAEGAADLLVLPDEPYLFTDNDGPEAFPEVPFVLVSGRYLTWYGPSLVDAHRALDAAFSAW, encoded by the coding sequence ATGACCCTGTTCGACGATCTCGGCGCGGACGTGCCGGTGCGTGGTGTGCCGCGCCGCGTGGTCTCCCTGGTGCCCGCGCTGACCGAGGCGGTCGAGGTGAGTGCGCCCGGCCGGATCGCCGGCGCCACCGACTACTGCACGCATCCGGAGTCGCTCGAGGTGTCCCGCGTCGGCGGCTCGAAGTACCCCAAGGTGGACGAGGTCCTCGCGTTGCGCCCGGATCTCGTGCTGGCCAACTCCGAGGAGAACCGGCCGGAGGACGTGGAACGGTTGCGCGCCAACGGGGTCCCGGTGTGGGTGATGGCGGCTCCGGAGACCGTCCCGCAGGCCCTGGCCTCCCTGCGCCGCCTGCTGACCCAGGGGCTGGAGGTGTCCGAACCGGACTGGCTGGTGACCGCCGAAAGCCTGTGGCGGGACACGCGGCCCGAGCGCGTCCGCGCGATCGTGCCGGTCTGGCGCAAACCGTGGGTCGTGCTCGGGAGGGACACCTTCGGCGGGGACGTGCTGCGCCGGCTGGGTGTCGGAAACGTCTACGCCGGCCACGAGGACCGGTACCCGCGGCCGAAGATCGACGAGTTGCGGTCGCGGTTCGCCGAGGGCGCGGCCGATCTGCTGGTGCTGCCCGACGAGCCGTACCTGTTCACCGACAACGACGGCCCGGAGGCGTTCCCGGAGGTGCCGTTCGTGCTGGTCTCCGGTCGCTACCTGACGTGGTACGGACCGTCGCTGGTGGACGCCCACCGCGCTCTGGACGCGGCGTTCAGCGCCTGGTGA
- a CDS encoding DUF4326 domain-containing protein, with amino-acid sequence MTDEWTDEERELARRVRDGHAVLVNVRKSGPHRHLVPWLVEHDLITYIGHRGNRHPWPESDFANPFVKEARHDREAMVRHYREYLAGQPDLLARLPELAGRALGCWCAPLPCHGDVLLDHLEGKR; translated from the coding sequence ATGACCGACGAGTGGACCGACGAGGAACGCGAACTGGCCCGGCGCGTCCGGGACGGGCACGCGGTGCTCGTGAACGTCCGCAAGTCGGGGCCGCACCGGCACCTCGTGCCGTGGCTGGTCGAGCACGACCTGATCACCTACATCGGACACCGCGGCAACCGGCATCCGTGGCCGGAGTCCGACTTCGCGAACCCGTTCGTCAAGGAGGCCAGGCACGACCGGGAGGCGATGGTGCGGCACTACCGCGAATACCTGGCCGGGCAGCCGGACCTGCTGGCGCGCCTGCCCGAGCTGGCCGGCCGGGCGCTGGGCTGCTGGTGCGCGCCGCTGCCCTGCCACGGCGACGTCCTGCTGGACCACCTCGAAGGAAAGCGATGA
- a CDS encoding RNB domain-containing ribonuclease — protein MSHVVTGTNSADGGFARLRAEFELPEDFDPAVLAEAERMVMDPSEFAAGRADATDLPLVTLDPPGAKDLDQAILIERRAGGFRVHYAIADLAAFVTPDGPIDREARRRGQTLYLPDGTVPLHPPVLSEGAASLLPGESRPAVLWTLDLDRDGELTQANVRRALVRSTEQLDYATEDPAAPHPSIAALPELGTLRRELAVRRGAVEPQLPDRVIGANGGEWVLGMRPRTRLEAWNAEISLLTGMAAARMMIDARIGLLRTLPDPDAETLLWLRGSARALGIDWPAGTSVAELLAGLDPAQPESMALYTDTTRLLRGAGYTAFDGDLPETVAHAGIGAPYAHVTAPIRRLADRFAAEICLAVSAGEPVPAWAREALPALPGLMNASDLLAARVEKACLDQVEAWMLAGRAGDTFEAVVLRAEDNRAEIMLADPPVMARCAGENLPEGRRITVRLTAVDADKRKVSFERA, from the coding sequence GTGTCCCACGTCGTGACCGGCACGAACTCGGCGGACGGCGGCTTCGCCCGGCTGCGCGCCGAGTTCGAGCTGCCGGAGGACTTCGACCCGGCCGTGCTCGCCGAGGCCGAGCGCATGGTGATGGACCCGTCCGAGTTCGCCGCCGGTCGCGCCGACGCGACGGACCTGCCCCTGGTCACGCTGGATCCGCCGGGCGCGAAGGACCTTGACCAGGCGATCCTGATCGAGCGGCGCGCGGGTGGCTTCCGGGTGCACTACGCGATCGCCGACCTGGCCGCGTTCGTGACGCCGGACGGCCCGATCGACCGCGAGGCGCGTCGCCGCGGGCAGACCCTCTACCTCCCGGACGGCACCGTGCCGTTGCACCCGCCCGTGCTGTCCGAAGGTGCCGCGAGCCTGCTGCCCGGCGAGTCCCGTCCCGCCGTGTTGTGGACCCTGGACCTCGACCGGGACGGCGAGCTGACGCAGGCGAACGTGCGCCGCGCGCTGGTCCGCTCCACCGAGCAGCTCGACTACGCGACCGAGGACCCGGCCGCCCCGCACCCGTCGATCGCCGCCCTGCCCGAGCTGGGCACGCTGCGCCGCGAGCTGGCGGTCCGCCGGGGCGCGGTGGAACCGCAGCTGCCGGACCGGGTCATCGGTGCCAACGGCGGCGAGTGGGTGCTGGGTATGCGCCCCCGCACCAGGCTGGAAGCCTGGAACGCAGAGATCTCCCTGCTCACCGGCATGGCCGCGGCGCGGATGATGATCGACGCCCGGATCGGCCTGCTGCGCACCCTGCCGGATCCGGACGCGGAGACCCTGCTCTGGCTGCGTGGCTCGGCCCGCGCGCTCGGCATCGACTGGCCCGCCGGCACGAGCGTGGCGGAACTGCTGGCCGGGCTCGACCCGGCGCAACCGGAGTCGATGGCCTTGTACACCGACACCACCCGCCTGCTGCGCGGCGCCGGGTACACGGCCTTCGACGGCGATCTGCCCGAGACGGTCGCACACGCCGGCATCGGCGCCCCGTACGCGCACGTCACCGCCCCGATCCGGCGACTGGCCGACCGGTTCGCCGCCGAAATCTGCCTGGCGGTATCCGCCGGGGAGCCGGTTCCGGCGTGGGCGCGCGAGGCGCTGCCCGCCCTGCCGGGACTGATGAACGCGTCGGACCTGCTCGCGGCTCGCGTGGAAAAGGCGTGCCTGGACCAGGTCGAAGCCTGGATGCTCGCCGGCCGTGCCGGGGACACCTTCGAAGCCGTCGTGCTGCGGGCGGAGGACAACCGCGCGGAGATCATGCTCGCCGACCCGCCGGTGATGGCGCGGTGCGCGGGGGAGAACCTGCCGGAGGGGCGGCGCATCACGGTCCGGCTCACCGCGGTGGACGCCGACAAGCGGAAGGTGTCGTTCGAGCGCGCATGA
- a CDS encoding ATP-binding protein, translating into MKVAFVGKGGSGKTTLTSLFAAYLAGSGCPVLAIDADINQHLAVALGASAEEAAALPALGEHLTLIKDWLRGDNPRITGAGAMIKTTPPGRGSRLVRPFEDNPVFAACFRDVAGVRLGVTGQFAEDDLGVACYHSKVGAAELLLNHLVDDAGEYVVMDMTAGADAFASGLFTRFDVTFLVCEPTRRSIGVYRQYAEYARDFGVRLAAVGNKVTDDEDVEFLRAELGTDLLCWLTGSAHVRAAERGRARPITALEPHNLDALATLRSTVDSTQRDWAKFHRQAVEFHLRNARSWGNERTGEDLAAQVDPEFVPGPPALAGA; encoded by the coding sequence GTGAAAGTCGCCTTCGTCGGCAAGGGCGGCAGCGGGAAGACCACGCTGACCTCGCTGTTCGCCGCGTACCTTGCCGGTTCCGGCTGCCCGGTCCTGGCCATCGACGCCGACATCAACCAGCACCTGGCCGTGGCACTGGGTGCGTCCGCCGAGGAGGCGGCCGCGCTGCCGGCGCTCGGCGAGCACCTCACCCTGATCAAGGACTGGCTGCGCGGCGACAACCCGCGGATCACCGGCGCCGGCGCGATGATCAAGACGACTCCGCCCGGCCGGGGCTCACGACTGGTGCGGCCGTTCGAGGACAACCCGGTCTTCGCGGCCTGCTTCCGGGACGTCGCCGGAGTCCGGCTGGGCGTCACCGGCCAGTTCGCCGAGGACGACCTGGGCGTCGCCTGCTACCACTCCAAGGTCGGCGCGGCCGAGCTGCTGCTGAACCACCTGGTCGACGACGCCGGCGAATACGTCGTGATGGACATGACGGCCGGCGCCGACGCGTTCGCCTCCGGGCTGTTCACCCGGTTCGACGTGACGTTCCTGGTGTGCGAGCCGACCCGGCGCAGCATCGGCGTGTACCGGCAGTACGCCGAGTACGCCCGCGACTTCGGGGTGCGGCTCGCCGCCGTCGGGAACAAGGTCACCGACGACGAGGACGTCGAATTCCTGCGTGCGGAGCTGGGCACCGATCTGCTGTGCTGGCTGACCGGGTCGGCGCACGTGCGGGCCGCCGAACGCGGCCGGGCCCGGCCGATCACGGCGCTGGAGCCGCACAATCTGGACGCACTCGCCACGCTGCGGTCCACTGTGGATTCCACGCAGCGGGACTGGGCGAAGTTCCACCGCCAGGCGGTCGAGTTCCACCTGCGCAACGCCCGGTCGTGGGGCAACGAGCGCACGGGCGAGGACCTGGCCGCACAGGTGGACCCCGAATTCGTGCCCGGCCCGCCCGCGCTGGCCGGGGCCTAG
- a CDS encoding SCO5389 family protein yields MSLDVPADLLARAESGAVTDAEFVACVRDSLPYAWQVISQVATDLAAGTAGFADHATPPPSEQERGQLLRALASDAIRGGLERHFGMKLAFQNCHRVAAFRPAAVDSDDYREFISPAGQLRNQSPELRDC; encoded by the coding sequence ATGTCCCTCGATGTACCCGCCGACCTGCTCGCCCGCGCCGAATCGGGTGCCGTGACCGACGCCGAGTTCGTCGCCTGCGTGCGCGACTCGCTGCCCTACGCGTGGCAGGTCATCAGCCAGGTGGCCACCGACCTCGCCGCCGGGACCGCCGGCTTCGCCGACCACGCGACCCCGCCGCCCAGCGAGCAGGAGCGCGGCCAGCTGCTGCGGGCGCTGGCATCCGACGCCATCCGGGGCGGCCTGGAACGGCACTTCGGGATGAAACTGGCCTTCCAGAACTGCCACCGCGTCGCGGCGTTCCGGCCGGCGGCCGTGGACAGCGACGACTACCGGGAGTTCATCTCACCGGCCGGTCAGCTCCGCAACCAGAGCCCCGAGCTGCGCGACTGCTGA
- a CDS encoding C40 family peptidase: protein MRIGVLAGGLAAVLFAGVATVGVLSKVVTDQQQAQMQAAYRNVSCDAAIGPSVPGGDQGAAQAARLTGDQQFIVGQIIEIGKQRGLSPRAWQIAIQAGMTESGMHNLNYGDRDSLGIFQMRPSMGWGTVAQLQDIPYQINKFYDVLLAVPDWDKQRPGASAQDVERSAFPDRYHKWEQMAAHLVENLGQVADMVGCGQSAGLVLPPNNAAAAAIQFALGEQGKPYVWGATGPNSYDCSGLMLRAYEAAGITLSRVSRDQYHNGAMLPVRDAQPGDLLFWAYDASNPATIHHVAMYLGDGKIVEAQQDGVPVHVRKVSWTEDELVPQAVRPGV, encoded by the coding sequence ATGCGGATCGGTGTCCTCGCCGGCGGCCTGGCCGCCGTCCTGTTCGCCGGCGTGGCGACCGTCGGGGTGCTCAGCAAGGTCGTGACCGACCAGCAGCAGGCCCAGATGCAGGCCGCCTACCGCAACGTCAGCTGTGATGCCGCGATCGGGCCGAGCGTGCCGGGCGGCGACCAGGGCGCGGCGCAGGCCGCGCGGCTCACCGGCGACCAGCAGTTCATCGTCGGGCAGATCATCGAGATCGGCAAGCAGCGTGGCCTGTCCCCACGGGCGTGGCAGATCGCGATCCAGGCCGGGATGACCGAGTCGGGCATGCACAACCTGAACTACGGCGATCGTGATTCGCTGGGCATCTTCCAGATGCGGCCGTCGATGGGCTGGGGCACGGTCGCGCAGTTGCAGGACATCCCGTACCAGATCAACAAGTTCTACGACGTGCTGCTCGCCGTGCCGGACTGGGACAAGCAGCGCCCCGGCGCCTCGGCGCAGGACGTCGAGCGGTCGGCCTTCCCGGACCGGTACCACAAGTGGGAGCAGATGGCCGCCCACCTGGTGGAGAACCTCGGGCAGGTCGCGGACATGGTCGGCTGCGGGCAGAGCGCGGGCCTGGTGCTGCCGCCGAACAACGCCGCCGCGGCGGCCATCCAGTTCGCGTTGGGGGAGCAGGGCAAACCCTACGTGTGGGGGGCGACCGGCCCGAACTCCTACGACTGCTCGGGTCTGATGCTGCGGGCGTACGAGGCGGCGGGTATCACGCTCAGCCGGGTGTCGCGGGACCAGTACCACAACGGCGCGATGCTTCCGGTGCGCGACGCCCAGCCCGGTGACCTGCTGTTCTGGGCGTACGACGCCTCGAACCCGGCGACCATCCACCACGTCGCGATGTACCTTGGCGACGGGAAGATCGTGGAGGCGCAGCAGGACGGTGTGCCGGTGCACGTCCGGAAGGTTTCCTGGACCGAAGACGAACTCGTGCCGCAGGCAGTCCGGCCCGGTGTGTAG
- a CDS encoding magnesium transporter — MTLVTVLSVLALAGCWHALRRGLTNRGSRRKRPPRWTAVLGVALVLAVQTTVLAPSASAAACGDAPNPERPGSGLVGALDPPARHGENGSGYLDYSYAGTVWYVYQTDCGPLSGITSPNTTIDTWAGNQLFNIGKNIVGATNSLHYTVMEGGLLNPIYNAVKSGAEKVYNNIYAQLFGLFALVLAIMMFRNIWRGDLSAVSKRGLYALGAVWLAASSMAMLQYFDPIDRAIVQTSTNIQAGFVDNSGDRIVREMLPTDLYNQVIYSNWLRGEFGAPDSSQAQQFGRPLLDAQAFTWDQIRNGDDANQGVVDGKKAAYKNISTQLGPATQYFTGEGGSRTGSGFLALGQSLVYALFQLLAKASVLLAQVLIRLFVLTAPLIGLVALIHHDILRRVARLIGAVGFNLLVLSVLAGVHALLLQAIFAAGNSLSILTQMVMAGLVTVLLFLVGRPVRRLWQMVEMSVGMVGSSIPAPSGGLFSRFRKKQGPTPQDEFWDSVREGEESEVASPTGSAGRGRPEATVFATAQRLDGAGAMAARPAAAWSGAPWPGGGPALPARTRRGLPSGGGNQPAYAGYVPQGADPDAFVYSAPPGTTRRADGWMPPVAQPPSRRVDTSPVYDRGWDEPDPVVIPSRISRPGVSATPVQRPEPRRAGRELVAGKPVHVLYRPSRGLEVREDLRDTDRIVG, encoded by the coding sequence ATGACGCTCGTGACGGTCCTGAGCGTGCTCGCCCTGGCCGGGTGCTGGCACGCGCTCCGCAGGGGTCTGACGAACCGCGGCAGCCGCCGCAAGAGACCACCCCGCTGGACGGCCGTGCTGGGCGTCGCCCTGGTGCTGGCCGTCCAGACCACCGTCCTGGCGCCCTCCGCGTCAGCCGCCGCCTGCGGCGACGCCCCGAATCCGGAGCGGCCCGGTTCCGGGCTGGTGGGCGCACTGGATCCGCCGGCGCGTCACGGCGAGAACGGCAGTGGTTACCTCGACTACAGCTATGCGGGCACCGTCTGGTACGTCTACCAGACCGACTGCGGCCCGTTGTCCGGGATTACCAGCCCGAACACGACCATCGACACCTGGGCCGGCAACCAGCTGTTCAACATCGGCAAGAACATCGTCGGAGCGACCAACTCGCTGCACTACACCGTGATGGAAGGCGGCCTCCTCAACCCCATCTACAACGCCGTCAAGTCGGGCGCGGAAAAGGTTTACAACAACATCTACGCCCAGCTGTTCGGCCTGTTCGCGCTGGTGCTCGCCATCATGATGTTCCGCAACATCTGGCGGGGTGATCTGTCGGCCGTGAGCAAACGCGGGCTCTACGCCCTGGGGGCCGTCTGGCTCGCGGCCTCGTCTATGGCCATGCTGCAGTACTTCGATCCCATCGACCGAGCCATCGTGCAGACCAGCACGAACATCCAAGCCGGATTCGTGGACAACTCCGGCGACCGTATCGTGCGTGAGATGCTGCCGACCGACCTGTACAACCAGGTGATCTACAGCAACTGGTTGCGAGGCGAATTCGGCGCCCCGGACTCCTCGCAGGCGCAGCAGTTCGGCCGCCCGCTGCTCGACGCGCAAGCCTTCACCTGGGACCAGATCCGCAACGGCGATGACGCGAACCAGGGGGTCGTGGACGGGAAAAAGGCGGCCTACAAGAACATCTCCACTCAGCTCGGTCCTGCCACCCAGTACTTCACGGGTGAAGGTGGTAGCCGGACGGGTTCGGGATTCCTGGCGCTCGGCCAGAGCCTGGTCTACGCGTTGTTCCAGTTGCTGGCCAAGGCTTCCGTGCTCCTGGCCCAGGTGCTGATCCGGCTCTTCGTGCTGACCGCTCCGCTGATCGGTCTGGTGGCCCTGATCCACCACGACATCCTGCGCCGGGTCGCCCGGTTGATCGGTGCGGTCGGGTTCAACTTGCTCGTCCTGTCGGTGCTCGCCGGCGTGCACGCGCTGCTGCTGCAGGCGATCTTCGCCGCGGGGAATTCGCTGTCGATCCTCACCCAGATGGTCATGGCGGGTCTGGTGACCGTGCTGCTCTTCCTCGTCGGGCGGCCGGTGCGCCGCCTGTGGCAGATGGTCGAGATGTCGGTCGGCATGGTCGGGTCGTCCATTCCGGCGCCGAGTGGGGGGCTGTTCAGCCGGTTCCGCAAGAAGCAGGGGCCGACGCCGCAGGACGAGTTCTGGGACAGCGTGCGCGAGGGCGAGGAGAGCGAGGTGGCCAGCCCGACCGGGTCGGCCGGTCGCGGGCGTCCCGAAGCGACCGTGTTCGCCACCGCGCAGCGGCTCGACGGTGCTGGTGCGATGGCCGCCCGTCCCGCGGCTGCCTGGTCCGGTGCGCCGTGGCCGGGTGGTGGGCCCGCGCTGCCCGCCCGGACCCGCCGTGGGCTGCCCTCCGGCGGTGGCAACCAGCCCGCCTACGCCGGCTACGTCCCGCAGGGCGCCGATCCGGACGCGTTCGTCTACTCGGCGCCGCCGGGCACCACGCGCCGCGCCGACGGGTGGATGCCGCCGGTCGCGCAGCCGCCGAGCCGCCGCGTGGACACCTCGCCGGTCTACGACCGGGGCTGGGACGAACCCGATCCGGTGGTCATCCCGTCGCGCATTTCGCGTCCGGGTGTGTCCGCGACCCCCGTGCAGCGGCCGGAACCGCGCCGCGCCGGGCGGGAACTCGTCGCCGGCAAGCCGGTTCACGTGCTGTACCGGCCTTCGCGCGGGCTCGAGGTGCGCGAGGATCTCCGGGACACCGACCGGATCGTGGGGTGA
- a CDS encoding ATP-binding protein — MFGSGGRRKAGKPGPGGATQWSPQPGRAPGKQGRRLPGEQAIPSYTPSIALRTIDGHLVRTGNEVYAWYRLAPQRWSFRSDSQRRDLIAAIAGQYAELQGRWLHLRVTTRPYPIRMWAEAHVHNAVRRPPDVPGALSFDDYLIGEQQQLLGRSMAEKEVYIGVQVQTRRAVDRAVERAAPLLRRILPEAVDAELAALDSEVEHLDQVIGSSGLEGRPVHAEEMSWLMHRSCSLGLPAPRHLPAVPGAAWEPEDLASFTDAADFHAEPYAPTLTVRGRTGSNAGVQRHLAVLTVGQMHGLQIPEVDDPWVQHADRLPASVEWSARIYVRRPEEVAGELQRQMNKVRSQVKHYTDEHELEPPQSLARQAGRVLEIDDEMTSGFTALATRVRSWWRLAVSGDSEREALRLAQQLLDLYKPKIAIEHPEAQYALAREFIPGEPLSSAAYMRRGSVVWAAAAVPTATAEVGDRRGILLGETCTATRRPVAWDPWMAQEIRDGSGLTAMVAGLGGGKSFLGGGIVYKTLRAGAHWTLLDPSGPLSRLCDLPEIRPYARPINLLNAQPGILNPYRVVAEPLLEHFMDEDDPERAWRRERALAGATRRRLVLDVLTGVLPYEVARMPQSRIVLLRAVRAVGGRYDADPGQVIDALRRDSSEHHEHAVVVADFLDEMRERMSLLIPESDADPYSETRDDRLTVLTMAGLTLPKDGVGREHWTDAEALGVEMLNLAAWLTQRSVYEKPKDLRKGVWIDEAFFLSEVPTGRVLMNRFARDSRKWNVRVLLSSQIPADFLKIQGFVALLDSVFVGRLDDDEAQADALRLLKVPVGVGYEQVVASLGRRPGAQRGLERDREPRQFIFGDGAGGVERIRVDFSGPHLAHLRAALDTTPGSKDALPADSRARESEPAVEEQHVAAPPPEDELEPDLELAAEREVGLTEEQILAEEVPGAGERAGAGNRGGWDAA, encoded by the coding sequence TTGTTCGGAAGCGGCGGACGCCGGAAGGCCGGGAAGCCGGGCCCGGGCGGGGCCACCCAGTGGTCGCCGCAGCCGGGTCGCGCGCCCGGTAAGCAGGGCCGCCGGCTGCCCGGTGAGCAGGCGATACCGAGCTACACCCCGTCCATCGCCCTGCGCACGATCGACGGGCACCTGGTGCGCACCGGGAACGAGGTGTACGCCTGGTACCGGCTGGCGCCGCAGCGCTGGTCGTTCCGCTCCGACTCGCAGCGGCGTGACCTGATCGCCGCGATCGCGGGACAGTACGCCGAGCTGCAGGGCCGGTGGCTGCACCTGCGCGTCACCACCCGGCCGTACCCGATCCGGATGTGGGCCGAGGCGCACGTCCACAACGCCGTCCGCCGCCCACCGGACGTGCCCGGCGCGCTGTCCTTCGACGACTACCTGATCGGCGAGCAGCAACAGCTGCTCGGCCGGTCGATGGCGGAGAAGGAGGTCTACATCGGCGTCCAGGTGCAGACCCGGCGGGCGGTCGACCGGGCGGTCGAGCGGGCCGCCCCGTTGCTGCGCCGCATCCTGCCCGAAGCGGTCGACGCCGAGCTGGCCGCACTGGACTCCGAGGTCGAGCACCTGGACCAGGTGATCGGCTCCTCCGGCCTGGAGGGCCGCCCGGTGCACGCCGAGGAGATGTCCTGGCTGATGCACCGCTCGTGCTCGCTGGGCCTGCCCGCGCCCCGGCACCTGCCCGCCGTGCCCGGTGCGGCGTGGGAGCCGGAGGACCTGGCCAGCTTCACCGACGCGGCGGACTTCCACGCCGAGCCGTACGCGCCGACGCTCACCGTGCGGGGGCGCACCGGCTCCAACGCCGGCGTGCAGCGTCACCTCGCGGTGCTCACCGTCGGCCAGATGCACGGCCTGCAGATCCCCGAGGTCGACGACCCGTGGGTGCAGCACGCCGACCGGTTGCCCGCCTCGGTGGAGTGGTCGGCGCGCATCTACGTGCGCCGCCCCGAGGAGGTGGCGGGCGAGCTGCAGCGCCAGATGAACAAGGTGCGCTCGCAGGTCAAGCACTACACCGACGAGCACGAGCTGGAGCCGCCGCAGTCGCTGGCGCGCCAGGCGGGCCGGGTGCTGGAGATCGACGACGAGATGACGTCGGGCTTCACCGCGCTGGCGACGCGGGTGCGGTCGTGGTGGCGGCTGGCGGTGTCCGGCGACAGCGAGCGCGAGGCGCTGCGGCTGGCCCAGCAGCTGCTGGACCTGTACAAGCCGAAGATCGCGATCGAGCACCCGGAGGCGCAGTACGCGCTGGCGCGGGAGTTCATCCCGGGCGAGCCGCTGTCCTCGGCGGCCTACATGCGCCGCGGGTCGGTGGTGTGGGCCGCGGCCGCGGTGCCCACGGCGACCGCGGAGGTCGGTGACCGGCGCGGCATCCTGCTCGGCGAGACCTGCACCGCCACGCGGCGCCCGGTGGCGTGGGACCCGTGGATGGCGCAGGAGATCCGCGACGGATCCGGTCTGACCGCGATGGTCGCAGGGCTCGGTGGCGGCAAGTCGTTCCTCGGCGGCGGCATCGTCTACAAGACGTTGCGCGCCGGCGCGCACTGGACCCTGCTCGACCCGTCCGGTCCGCTGTCCCGGTTGTGCGACCTGCCCGAGATCCGGCCCTACGCGCGGCCGATCAACCTGCTGAACGCGCAGCCCGGCATCCTCAACCCGTACCGGGTGGTGGCCGAACCGCTGCTCGAGCACTTCATGGACGAGGACGACCCGGAACGGGCCTGGCGGCGCGAGCGTGCGCTGGCCGGCGCGACCCGGCGGCGACTGGTGCTCGACGTGCTCACCGGTGTGCTGCCCTACGAGGTCGCGCGCATGCCGCAGAGCCGCATCGTGCTGCTGCGGGCGGTGCGCGCGGTCGGCGGCCGGTACGACGCCGACCCCGGCCAGGTGATCGACGCGCTGCGGCGGGACTCCAGCGAGCACCACGAGCACGCGGTGGTGGTCGCGGACTTCCTCGACGAGATGCGTGAGCGCATGTCGCTGCTGATCCCGGAGAGCGACGCCGACCCGTACTCGGAGACGCGCGACGACCGGCTGACGGTGCTCACGATGGCCGGCCTGACGCTGCCGAAGGACGGCGTCGGCCGCGAGCACTGGACCGACGCCGAGGCGCTCGGCGTGGAAATGCTGAACCTGGCCGCGTGGCTGACGCAGCGGTCGGTGTACGAGAAGCCGAAGGACCTGCGCAAGGGCGTGTGGATCGACGAGGCGTTCTTCCTGTCCGAGGTGCCGACCGGGCGCGTGCTGATGAACCGGTTCGCGCGTGACTCGCGGAAGTGGAACGTCCGCGTGCTGCTGTCCTCGCAGATCCCGGCGGACTTCCTGAAGATCCAGGGGTTCGTCGCACTGCTCGACTCGGTGTTCGTCGGGCGCCTCGACGACGACGAGGCGCAGGCCGACGCGCTGCGGCTGCTGAAGGTGCCGGTCGGCGTCGGGTACGAGCAGGTGGTCGCCTCGCTGGGCCGGCGGCCCGGCGCGCAACGCGGCCTGGAGCGCGACCGCGAACCACGGCAGTTCATCTTCGGCGACGGCGCGGGCGGTGTGGAGCGCATCCGCGTGGACTTCTCCGGCCCGCACCTGGCCCACCTGCGCGCCGCCCTGGACACGACGCCCGGTTCCAAGGACGCCCTGCCGGCCGACTCGCGCGCCCGCGAGTCCGAGCCCGCCGTCGAGGAACAGCACGTCGCGGCGCCGCCACCCGAGGACGAGCTGGAGCCGGACCTCGAGCTCGCCGCCGAGCGCGAGGTGGGGCTCACCGAGGAGCAGATCCTCGCCGAGGAGGTGCCCGGCGCCGGCGAACGGGCGGGCGCCGGAAACCGCGGCGGCTGGGACGCCGCATGA